Proteins encoded in a region of the Candidatus Providencia siddallii genome:
- the epmB gene encoding EF-P beta-lysylation protein EpmB: protein MNNIINNKKIYKENWMQKLTEVVTDSNKLLELLNLKNNQVLNKIINNDKTFPLYVPLHFLNKIKKGDPLDPLLLQILSVKNELKTKINFSIDPNMEHFNKIPGLLHKYYNRVLLIVKGRCALNCRYCFRKNFPYKNNKGNKKNWLFAINYIKKHIMLDEVILSGGDPLIAKDHEIYWIIKKIEKITHIKRLRIHTRFPIVIPERITDNLCKILSNSRLQIIFVTHINHANEIDEEFAFAMKKLKQSNIILLNQSVLLKRINDNTNTLLNLSNSLFDVGILPYYLHVLDKVQGTYHFLVTDAKAKRLIRELLTKLSGYLVPKLVKEKAGKLSKILLDINLN from the coding sequence ATGAATAATATTATAAATAATAAAAAAATATATAAAGAAAATTGAATGCAAAAATTAACTGAAGTAGTTACTGATTCAAATAAATTACTAGAATTACTTAATTTAAAAAATAATCAAGTTTTAAATAAAATCATTAATAATGATAAAACATTTCCTTTGTACGTACCATTACATTTTTTAAATAAAATAAAAAAAGGAGATCCTTTAGATCCATTATTATTGCAGATTTTATCTGTAAAAAACGAATTAAAAACAAAAATTAATTTTTCAATTGATCCTAATATGGAACATTTTAATAAAATACCAGGATTATTACATAAATATTATAATAGAGTTTTACTTATAGTAAAAGGAAGATGTGCATTAAATTGTCGTTATTGTTTTCGTAAAAATTTTCCATATAAAAATAACAAAGGAAATAAAAAAAATTGGTTGTTTGCAATAAATTATATAAAAAAACATATTATGTTAGATGAAGTTATTTTATCAGGAGGTGATCCATTAATTGCGAAAGATCACGAAATATATTGAATAATAAAAAAAATTGAAAAAATTACACATATAAAACGTCTTAGAATACATACTAGGTTTCCAATTGTAATACCGGAACGTATCACTGATAATTTATGTAAAATATTATCGAATTCACGATTGCAAATAATTTTTGTTACTCATATTAATCATGCTAATGAAATTGATGAAGAATTCGCTTTCGCAATGAAGAAATTAAAACAATCTAATATTATCTTACTTAATCAAAGTGTTTTATTAAAACGAATAAATGATAATACTAATACATTATTAAATTTAAGTAATTCATTATTTGATGTTGGAATTTTACCTTATTATTTGCATGTATTAGATAAAGTTCAAGGAACATATCATTTTTTAGTTACAGATGCTAAAGCAAAAAGATTAATAAGAGAATTATTAACTAAGCTATCTGGGTATCTTGTACCAAAACTTGTAAAAGAAAAAGCCGGTAAATTAAGTAAAATTTTACTAGATATTAATTTAAATTAA
- the efp gene encoding elongation factor P → MITYNTNEFCSGLKIILDKEPSVILNAEFVKPGKGQAFVRVRIKKLISKKILEKIFKTTDYVESANITEINLTYLYNDNELWYFINNKTFEQLSADKKSVGSNAKWLIHQIDCCITLWNGHPIIVTPPNFIELKVISTSPYIKGNTVNGSSKQAILNTGAIVKVPSFIKKNEIIRVDTRSGEYISRIKS, encoded by the coding sequence ATGATCACTTATAATACTAATGAATTTTGTTCCGGACTTAAAATTATATTAGATAAAGAACCTTCTGTAATTCTTAATGCCGAATTTGTTAAACCTGGAAAAGGTCAGGCATTTGTACGTGTACGTATTAAAAAATTAATTTCTAAAAAAATTTTAGAAAAAATATTCAAAACAACTGATTATGTTGAATCTGCTAATATTACGGAAATAAATTTAACTTATTTATATAATGATAATGAATTATGGTATTTTATAAATAATAAAACTTTTGAACAATTATCAGCAGATAAAAAATCTGTTGGTTCTAATGCTAAATGGCTTATTCATCAAATAGATTGTTGTATAACATTATGGAATGGACATCCAATTATAGTAACACCTCCAAATTTTATTGAATTAAAAGTTATTAGTACAAGTCCTTATATAAAAGGTAACACAGTAAATGGATCTAGTAAACAAGCAATTTTAAATACAGGAGCAATTGTCAAAGTTCCTTCATTTATTAAAAAAAATGAAATAATTCGTGTAGATACTCGTTCTGGAGAATATATTTCACGTATAAAATCCTAA
- the frdD gene encoding fumarate reductase subunit FrdD gives MNLNYKRSNEPIFWLLFSFGGMWSSLISPIIIILVGFLIPFDLIPKLSCYERNLIFCKSIIGSFFIFFMIVLPIWCGMHRIYHTLNDIKFYIPRSKIIFYGITIIVNVIAFFSLFIL, from the coding sequence ATGAATTTAAATTATAAACGTTCTAATGAACCTATTTTTTGGTTGTTATTTAGTTTTGGTGGAATGTGGAGTTCTCTTATTAGTCCTATAATTATTATTTTAGTAGGATTTTTAATCCCATTTGATTTGATACCTAAATTATCTTGTTATGAAAGAAATTTAATTTTTTGTAAAAGTATTATAGGTAGTTTTTTTATTTTTTTTATGATTGTTTTACCTATATGGTGTGGAATGCATCGCATTTATCACACTTTGAATGATATAAAATTTTATATACCTAGATCTAAAATAATATTTTATGGTATAACAATAATTGTGAATGTAATTGCGTTTTTTTCTTTATTTATTTTATAA